TTGAGCAGTTCATCCCCCCTTTCTTTTAAAGATTTTTCATGGCCAGTCTCATTCCTTCCAGAGCAGAAGACATTTGCTCTTTCAATATTTCTGAAAAATTATAGGAAATAATATGCTTGCCCTCTTTGCCGCCTGTCAGTTGATAGATATTATAATATTTATCAACCCTCCCCCCCTTTAATTCATGAATCCAGACAATCTCATTATTATCAACGCGTCTTAATCTCAGGGTTATATCTAAAGAAAATTCATATGAGACGTATGGCAGCCCGACTATGCGGGTAATCCATGCATAAAAGCTCGAACCATAATAATAACCGGTTTCTCTAACAGTGGTGCGGTTGAGAATACCTTCCAAGCGATAATCTATTGAAGCATATCTGTCATTTGGAAGAAATACGCTTTTCTCAAATAGCCTGGCTTCTTCAATATCTTTATATATGGCATGCGCAAAGCCTATTTTAAACGGGCCTGAATTATAGAATGAAAACCCAGTATATGTATCAGGTATCTCTGAGATAAAATCAAGCCACAAGGTGCCGGGGATAAAACCTGACCATTTCTTTGCATCGCTGGTAGCAGCCTGAGGCCTGATATCAATAAACTCATCCACCCCCAACACCTTTCTAAATGCCGAGACATAAAGCGACTTGTCATTCTTAAAATCCAAAGACAGATCCAGCTTTGAAGCAGAACACGCAGATACAAGTGCAGCTATTAGAAAATATAAATGCCGCAGCCTGAAGTGGTTACCCCGCATCTTTTCTCACCTTCTTTACAATATACGGAAGCCCCCCTAAAATAATTATGGCAGAGAAAGATAAAATAAATCCTGGGCCAAATGGATTAAGGATGGTGCTGCCGAAATATGTATATATAAAACTTGTCGGTATAAGGGCAATAAGGCTGGCAATATAAAAATCCATGAACTTTACCCTCGAAAGACCTGCCGAATAACTTACAATATCCCACGGCAAGCTGAAAAGCCTGAGCATGAGGGTTGTTTTGAAGCCTGCCTTTTCCATCTTTTCGTCAACTTTAAGCATCTTCTCACGCCCTTTAAGAAATTGCTCAACCCATTTTCTGCCAAACCATCGGGTCATGTAAAAACCAACAACCGTTGAACCTGCCCCGCCAATAGCGACATAGATAGTGCCGTACCACGGCCCGAATAACGTACCTGCTACTATGGTAAGACCTAAAGACGGAAGAAAGAATATGACAGGCTTGATTATACAAATAATAATAAATGCAAGGGGGGCGGCGTTTCCAAAACCATTAACAAATGATTTGATATCATCAGCGCCATGATGTGGAATATAAATATAGCCTAAAACAATAAGCAGAAGGAGTGCGGCTCCCCTGACAATATAGGGACTCAATCTAATAACCCGGGCCTTCATTTCCTATGGTTATGACATTAACATCGGCAGGGGCGTCAAAGTGAAAAAGGTTTTCTTTTATAGATGGATTCAATGCCACATCGGTAAGCTCGGTGACAGCAGTATCTCCCTTTTTGCCAATCACCTCAAATTTATGCGGCACCCCCTCTCCTTCTTTATACCAGATATGTATTGCAGTAAGATACCTTGCAACCATGACGGATTTGGGTTTCATCTCCAATATAAGATTGCCGCCCGGATTATACGCTGCGATGTCAAAATTCTTCTCCATCTCCTTTATTGACATATTCATTGCAGAAGAAAAAAAATTCATTGTCTGCCTTGCGGCGAATTGCTCTGAGAGGATATATCTTCGCGCCTCTTTTAAATCAGGCTGATAGACCCACATATTCTTTCCGTCAATAATCGTTATATGCCTTTCAGGTTTTGTTATATCCCAGTAAATGAGATTTGGCCTTTTCATCGTGATTATGCCTTTTGTTTCAACCTCTTTTTTAAGCAGTGGAATTTTCTTTCTCTGATATACAGCGGCGCTTATGGCATCTATATCCTTCTGAATATCCTTTAGCCTGTTTACAGCCTCTGCCATTTCTTTGGCCTGAAGCGGCTTGCCAAAAGATTCAGCCGGATTATCTTCACTGTTACTGATAGAGATAAATGGAAAAAGAAGCAGACAGACAGTAAACAGCAGGCAGTAATGTAGAGGCGACCCTATGTGGCCGCCCTTCAACCTTTTATATCTCATTGTCTGCCGCCTTCCGGCCTTTCATAACAAATGCCTTTTCAACCTTATTTCTGAATGTATAGCCTGCGTTGTAGGCGCAGAATGGATATAGCTTGCCGTCAGGGGCGGAATAATGTATGGCGCAACGTCTTACCCTTTCAAGGTTGTAGTTGTAATTATCCATAAAGTGCATGCCAAGAACAAAGAATGTCTTATAGGTATGGCCTTTGTGATCAGGAGACCATGAATATTTTTTATCTGAATAGCCGTCCAGGGTCTTTAAGAATTTATGGAATGTAAGACCTGCCGGGGCTTTTTGACTATTGAAATATTTTCTTACAAGCCCCAATGCCTTCACCCCTGAAAAGTATTTAAACCATCTCTTTTTTGTAGTCTTTGCAAGCTCATTTATTTCTTTCAGAAGTCCGTGAAGATTCAGAAACTGCGTGCCTGGCGTGGCCTTCTTATTTTTATCAACAAAAAGGAGCGTGCCCA
The Deltaproteobacteria bacterium genome window above contains:
- a CDS encoding outer membrane lipoprotein carrier protein LolA produces the protein MRYKRLKGGHIGSPLHYCLLFTVCLLLFPFISISNSEDNPAESFGKPLQAKEMAEAVNRLKDIQKDIDAISAAVYQRKKIPLLKKEVETKGIITMKRPNLIYWDITKPERHITIIDGKNMWVYQPDLKEARRYILSEQFAARQTMNFFSSAMNMSIKEMEKNFDIAAYNPGGNLILEMKPKSVMVARYLTAIHIWYKEGEGVPHKFEVIGKKGDTAVTELTDVALNPSIKENLFHFDAPADVNVITIGNEGPGY
- a CDS encoding TVP38/TMEM64 family protein, encoding MKARVIRLSPYIVRGAALLLLIVLGYIYIPHHGADDIKSFVNGFGNAAPLAFIIICIIKPVIFFLPSLGLTIVAGTLFGPWYGTIYVAIGGAGSTVVGFYMTRWFGRKWVEQFLKGREKMLKVDEKMEKAGFKTTLMLRLFSLPWDIVSYSAGLSRVKFMDFYIASLIALIPTSFIYTYFGSTILNPFGPGFILSFSAIIILGGLPYIVKKVRKDAG